One Phocaeicola dorei genomic region harbors:
- the hisC gene encoding histidinol-phosphate transaminase has translation MKDLKELTRPNIWALKPYSSARDEYNGAEASVFLDANENPYNTPNNRYPDPMQRELKNMIAPIKKVDPDTIFLGNGSDEAIDLVYRAFCIPGVDNVAAIDPTYGMYQVCADVNDVEYRKVLLDENYQFSADKLLAATDDHTKLVFLCSPNNPTGNNLDRREMEKLLDTFQGLVIIDEAYSDFSDAPSFLADLDKYPNLIVFQTFSKAWGCAAIRLGMAFASKEIISIFSKIKYPYNVNLLTQKEAVMMLHRHYEVERWVKSLLEERTRLVNEFVELPCCEKIYPTDANFFLAKVTDAKKIYNYLVGKGIIVRNRTNISLCRDCLRVTIGTRPENDMLLEALKNYEC, from the coding sequence ATGAAAGATTTGAAAGAATTGACGCGCCCGAATATTTGGGCTTTGAAACCCTATTCATCGGCACGTGACGAATATAATGGAGCGGAGGCATCTGTTTTTCTGGATGCCAATGAGAATCCGTACAATACACCTAATAACCGTTATCCTGATCCTATGCAGCGGGAACTGAAGAATATGATAGCTCCTATTAAAAAGGTAGACCCCGATACGATCTTTCTGGGAAACGGCAGTGATGAGGCTATTGACTTGGTATATCGCGCGTTCTGTATTCCGGGGGTGGATAATGTAGCGGCTATTGACCCTACTTATGGTATGTATCAGGTGTGTGCCGATGTCAACGATGTAGAATATCGCAAGGTGTTGTTGGATGAAAACTATCAGTTCAGTGCCGACAAACTATTGGCGGCAACAGACGATCACACCAAACTGGTTTTTCTTTGCTCGCCCAATAATCCAACCGGTAATAACCTGGATCGTAGGGAAATGGAAAAATTGCTGGATACTTTTCAGGGATTGGTGATTATAGACGAGGCCTATTCCGATTTTTCTGATGCGCCGTCTTTCCTTGCCGATTTAGATAAATATCCTAATTTGATTGTCTTCCAGACTTTTTCTAAGGCATGGGGATGTGCTGCCATTCGTTTGGGCATGGCCTTTGCGTCTAAAGAAATCATCTCTATTTTCAGTAAGATTAAATATCCGTATAATGTGAATCTGCTGACACAGAAAGAGGCTGTTATGATGTTGCATCGGCATTATGAGGTAGAACGTTGGGTAAAGTCGTTATTGGAAGAACGGACGCGTTTGGTCAATGAATTTGTAGAACTGCCTTGTTGTGAGAAAATCTATCCTACGGATGCTAATTTTTTTCTAGCTAAAGTGACAGATGCCAAGAAAATATATAATTATTTGGTAGGTAAAGGTATCATAGTGCGTAACCGTACCAATATTTCTTTATGTCGTGATTGTTTGCGTGTGACTATTGGTACACGTCCGGAGAATGATATGTTGTTGGAAGCATTGAAGAATTATGAATGTTGA
- the hisB gene encoding bifunctional histidinol-phosphatase/imidazoleglycerol-phosphate dehydratase HisB, with amino-acid sequence MKKALFIDRDGTLVIEPPVDYQLDSFHKLEFYPKVFRNLGFIHSKLDFEFVMVTNQDGLGTSSFPEDAFWPVHNLVLKTLEGEGITFDDILIDRSFPEDHVPTRKPGTGMMGKYLTGDYDLANSFVIGDRVTDVELAKNMGCKAILLQDNMDILKEKELESYCVLVTTDWDKVAEFLFAGERIAEVRRTTKETDIYISLNLDGSGKCDISTGIGFFDHMLEQIGKHGGIDLTIKVKGDLEVDEHHTIEDTAIVLGECIYRALGSKRGIERYGYCLPMDDCLCRVALDFGGRAWLVWDAEFHREKIGEMPTEMFPHFFKSLSDAARMNLNIKAEGQNEHHKIEGIFKALARAIKMAVRRDIYYFEVPSSKGCI; translated from the coding sequence ATGAAGAAAGCGTTGTTTATAGATCGTGACGGTACGTTGGTTATCGAGCCACCGGTTGATTACCAATTGGATTCTTTCCATAAATTGGAGTTTTATCCTAAGGTATTTCGTAATTTGGGATTTATCCACAGTAAGCTCGACTTTGAATTTGTGATGGTTACCAATCAAGATGGCCTCGGTACTTCTTCTTTTCCTGAGGATGCCTTTTGGCCGGTGCACAACCTAGTGTTGAAGACATTGGAGGGGGAAGGTATCACTTTTGATGATATCTTGATAGACCGCAGTTTTCCGGAAGACCATGTGCCTACCCGCAAGCCTGGAACAGGAATGATGGGAAAATATCTTACCGGTGATTATGATTTGGCTAACAGTTTTGTTATTGGTGACCGTGTTACAGATGTGGAACTGGCTAAAAATATGGGATGTAAGGCTATCTTGCTGCAAGATAATATGGATATTCTGAAAGAAAAAGAACTGGAATCCTATTGTGTACTGGTTACTACAGATTGGGATAAGGTCGCTGAATTTCTTTTTGCCGGAGAACGTATAGCGGAGGTCCGTCGTACTACGAAGGAAACGGATATTTATATCAGCTTAAATTTAGATGGCAGCGGAAAGTGTGATATTTCTACAGGTATTGGTTTTTTTGATCACATGTTGGAACAGATTGGAAAACATGGTGGTATTGATCTTACCATTAAAGTAAAAGGTGATTTGGAAGTGGACGAACATCATACTATTGAAGATACTGCCATTGTTTTGGGTGAATGTATTTATCGGGCATTGGGCAGCAAGCGTGGCATTGAGCGTTACGGATATTGCTTGCCCATGGATGATTGTCTTTGTCGGGTAGCTTTGGATTTTGGCGGTAGAGCATGGTTAGTATGGGATGCTGAGTTTCATCGAGAGAAAATAGGGGAGATGCCTACCGAGATGTTTCCTCATTTTTTTAAATCATTGAGTGATGCAGCTCGTATGAATTTAAATATCAAAGCCGAGGGGCAGAATGAACATCATAAAATAGAAGGTATTTTCAAGGCTTTGGCTCGTGCCATAAAGATGGCTGTGCGAAGAGATATTTACTATTTTGAAGTACCCTCAAGCAAGGGATGTATTTAA